One Tessaracoccus lacteus DNA window includes the following coding sequences:
- a CDS encoding HAD family hydrolase: MAAIIFDLDGTLIDTEESWDIVRRGLARDAGLAWPDGATQAMMGMSTQEWSAYLVDAVGLPVTPDEAARLTIEAMAAHHRAGVDVLPGAVEAVRRMADRYPVAIASSSPRVLIDAAVEALGIGDLLQATVSTEEVERGKPAPDGYLRACELLGVAPGEAVAVEDAPNGIRSALAAGMAVVAVPPHFHPPSAELLAEATVVESLDQLTLDVVAEALSRAAS; encoded by the coding sequence ATGGCAGCGATCATCTTCGACCTCGACGGCACCCTGATCGACACGGAGGAGAGCTGGGACATCGTCCGGCGCGGCCTCGCCCGCGACGCGGGGCTGGCCTGGCCGGACGGGGCCACGCAGGCGATGATGGGCATGAGCACGCAGGAATGGAGCGCCTACCTCGTCGACGCTGTGGGCCTCCCCGTGACGCCCGATGAGGCGGCCCGGCTGACCATCGAGGCGATGGCCGCGCACCACCGCGCCGGCGTCGATGTCCTCCCCGGCGCCGTCGAGGCGGTGCGGCGGATGGCGGACCGCTACCCGGTGGCGATCGCCAGCTCGTCGCCGCGGGTCCTGATCGACGCGGCCGTCGAGGCGCTCGGCATCGGAGACCTGCTGCAGGCCACCGTCTCCACAGAGGAGGTCGAGCGCGGGAAGCCCGCGCCGGACGGCTACCTGCGGGCGTGTGAGCTGCTGGGCGTCGCGCCCGGCGAGGCCGTCGCCGTCGAGGACGCCCCCAATGGCATCCGCTCGGCGCTGGCCGCAGGCATGGCGGTCGTCGCCGTCCCCCCGCACTTCCACCCGCCGAGCGCCGAACTGCTGGCCGAGGCCACCGTGGTGGAGAGCCTCGACCAGCTCACGCTCGACGTCGTGGCGGAGGCGCTCAGCCGAGCCGCCAGCTGA
- a CDS encoding DUF2469 domain-containing protein, whose translation MSAEDLEQYESKLELDLYREYKDVVGIFTYAVETERRFYLCNAVDLKVRTEGGDVYYEVSMGDAWVWDMYRPARFVKSAKVLTFRDVSIEEIVHSDLQVPDQDSPAS comes from the coding sequence ATGAGCGCCGAAGACCTGGAGCAGTACGAGAGCAAGCTGGAGCTTGACCTGTACCGCGAGTACAAGGATGTCGTCGGCATCTTCACCTACGCGGTGGAGACCGAACGCCGGTTCTACCTGTGCAACGCCGTCGACCTGAAGGTCCGGACCGAGGGCGGTGACGTGTACTACGAGGTGTCCATGGGGGACGCCTGGGTGTGGGACATGTACCGACCGGCGCGCTTCGTGAAGTCCGCCAAGGTCCTGACGTTCCGAGACGTCTCCATCGAGGAGATCGTCCACTCGGACCTGCAGGTGCCCGACCAGGACTCCCCGGCCTCCTGA
- a CDS encoding type IV toxin-antitoxin system AbiEi family antitoxin gives MDLLNASGDQLARDVQRGLVRAGLRDVTALSVDPKAGRRLILRRGPHLYRMEVRPAVGLTEVPSAEPGWITLVVDNRFDDTRARQLTDMGVSFLDDRGNVHLALDGATVALTAGRTEAPVAAPAGPAGQRGADTLALNRASHRVAFALLCRPTLAGGPIRELAAAAKVSVGTVHNTLAQLASAGFLLDGDLHDTGRLLDTWAEAYQRLTVRSLSDRALYAPDGNWPGALAQEPQDMLLGGAAAAALLDDHFRATDGLVYTAELGPAVTRLRLTTAVTAFPVEVRQRFWGDGLPSPRADLTPSILIYGDLLRDNDARSVEMAARLRSSDAHLRTLDR, from the coding sequence ATGGATCTTTTGAACGCCAGTGGGGACCAGCTGGCACGCGATGTCCAGCGAGGTCTGGTCCGCGCTGGGCTCAGGGATGTCACCGCGCTGTCGGTGGACCCCAAGGCGGGGCGGCGACTCATCCTGCGCCGCGGACCCCATCTGTATCGGATGGAGGTCCGACCGGCAGTCGGGCTCACCGAGGTCCCCTCCGCAGAACCGGGCTGGATCACGCTCGTCGTGGACAACCGGTTCGACGACACCAGAGCCCGACAGCTCACGGACATGGGCGTGAGCTTCCTGGACGACCGAGGCAACGTCCATCTGGCCCTCGATGGAGCGACGGTCGCCCTCACGGCCGGCCGCACCGAGGCGCCAGTTGCTGCCCCCGCCGGCCCCGCAGGCCAACGGGGAGCAGACACACTTGCCCTGAACCGCGCCAGCCACCGGGTGGCCTTCGCACTGCTGTGCAGACCGACGTTGGCCGGGGGCCCGATCCGGGAGCTCGCCGCCGCCGCGAAGGTGTCCGTCGGCACCGTGCACAACACCCTGGCGCAACTTGCCTCCGCCGGATTCCTGCTTGACGGAGACCTGCATGACACGGGCCGCCTGCTCGATACGTGGGCCGAGGCTTACCAACGGCTGACCGTTCGCTCCCTGAGCGACCGCGCCCTCTACGCGCCTGATGGGAACTGGCCAGGGGCCCTGGCCCAGGAGCCGCAGGACATGCTTCTCGGCGGCGCCGCGGCTGCGGCCCTTCTCGACGATCACTTCCGGGCCACGGACGGGCTCGTCTACACCGCCGAGCTCGGGCCGGCGGTGACCCGCCTGCGTCTGACAACCGCGGTGACCGCCTTCCCTGTCGAGGTCCGGCAGCGCTTCTGGGGCGACGGCCTGCCATCACCCCGGGCCGACCTGACGCCGTCGATCCTGATCTACGGTGATCTGCTCCGCGACAACGATGCCCGCTCCGTGGAGATGGCCGCCCGATTGAGGAGCAGCGATGCGCACCTTCGCACCCTTGACCGGTAG
- a CDS encoding YifB family Mg chelatase-like AAA ATPase: MDGVPVEVEAAKGGGLPRTLLVGLPDKALSEAKDRVKAAVAAEGLPYPPQLVTINLSPASLPKMGSHYDVAIAVAAMAAEGGVRPGLLSRTVLLGELSLDGRVRRVRGVLPALLAAARAGFDHAIVPTGQQDEASLVPGLTVWAAGRLQEVALILNGKPVDNPTESADPSWLPAEDRADGHADLSDVIGHADGRFALEVAASGRHHLFLHGAPGVGKTMLASRLPSILPDLTLDESVEVSAVHSLAGRRLDGLVTRPPFADPHHTVTPVALVGGGSGELRPGEISLAHRGVLFLDEAPDFGPKLDALRTPLEGGWITVNRARASARFPARFLLVLAANPCPCGMHGVAGAECRCDAVKVRRYQDRLSGPIMDRIDLRHHMTGVNRVLADLGESAPEPSSTVLQRVLEARDRQARRLRGTPWSTNGEIPGPYLRRHLPLPQDLGALNNALERGRLSMRGVDKVLKVAWTLTDMSGRDVPGGREVRAALQLRLGSARSAA; encoded by the coding sequence ATCGACGGCGTGCCCGTCGAGGTGGAGGCGGCCAAGGGCGGCGGGCTACCCCGGACGCTGCTGGTCGGGCTGCCGGACAAGGCGCTGTCGGAGGCCAAGGATCGGGTCAAGGCCGCCGTCGCAGCCGAGGGGTTGCCGTACCCGCCCCAGCTGGTCACCATCAACCTGTCGCCGGCCAGCCTGCCGAAGATGGGCTCGCATTACGACGTGGCCATCGCCGTGGCGGCCATGGCCGCGGAGGGCGGCGTCCGGCCCGGGCTGCTGTCGCGGACGGTGCTGCTGGGGGAGCTCAGCCTCGACGGGCGCGTGCGCCGCGTGCGCGGGGTGCTGCCCGCGCTGCTCGCGGCGGCCAGGGCGGGGTTCGACCACGCCATCGTGCCGACGGGGCAGCAGGACGAGGCCTCGCTGGTGCCTGGCCTGACCGTGTGGGCAGCCGGACGGCTGCAGGAGGTGGCGCTGATCCTCAACGGGAAGCCGGTGGACAACCCGACGGAGTCGGCGGATCCGTCCTGGCTGCCTGCCGAGGACCGCGCCGACGGGCACGCGGACCTGTCCGACGTCATCGGCCACGCGGACGGGCGCTTCGCGCTGGAGGTCGCCGCGTCGGGCAGGCACCACCTGTTCCTGCACGGCGCGCCGGGCGTCGGAAAGACGATGCTGGCGTCGCGTCTCCCATCCATCCTGCCCGACCTCACCCTCGACGAGTCGGTCGAGGTGTCCGCGGTGCACTCGCTGGCGGGGCGGAGGCTGGACGGGCTCGTGACCCGGCCACCGTTCGCGGACCCGCACCACACGGTGACGCCGGTCGCGCTGGTGGGCGGGGGATCGGGCGAACTGCGCCCCGGCGAGATCTCGCTGGCCCACCGCGGGGTCCTGTTCCTGGACGAGGCGCCCGACTTCGGCCCGAAGCTGGACGCGCTGCGCACGCCGCTCGAGGGTGGCTGGATCACCGTCAATAGGGCGCGGGCGTCCGCGCGCTTTCCCGCACGGTTCCTGCTCGTGCTCGCCGCCAACCCCTGTCCCTGCGGCATGCACGGCGTGGCCGGGGCGGAGTGCCGCTGCGACGCCGTCAAGGTGCGCAGATACCAGGACCGCCTGAGCGGCCCCATCATGGACCGGATCGATCTGCGGCACCACATGACCGGGGTCAACCGGGTGTTGGCCGACCTGGGGGAGTCCGCTCCCGAGCCCAGCTCCACGGTGCTGCAGCGGGTTCTGGAGGCCAGGGACCGGCAGGCGCGGCGACTCCGCGGCACCCCGTGGAGCACCAACGGCGAGATCCCCGGGCCGTACCTGCGCAGACACCTCCCGCTGCCGCAGGATCTCGGCGCCCTCAATAACGCCCTCGAGCGCGGCCGGCTGAGCATGCGCGGCGTCGACAAGGTCCTGAAGGTCGCCTGGACCCTGACCGACATGTCAGGCCGCGACGTGCCCGGCGGGCGCGAGGTGCGGGCGGCGCTCCAGCTACGGCTGGGCAGCGCGCGGAGCGCGGCGTGA
- a CDS encoding DUF3224 domain-containing protein — MAVVATFEIEITPAEGLLPGTGRFDFTKRWSGDVEGVSSGLMMSAGTPVDGTAGYVALEVFDGVLAGRRGTVSFHQFGSMRGGVQDLRYEIVPGSGTGELAEVGGVLRLEIDDDGLHHVTFDLS; from the coding sequence ATGGCTGTCGTCGCAACATTCGAGATCGAGATCACGCCCGCAGAGGGACTGCTGCCCGGTACCGGGCGCTTCGACTTCACCAAGCGATGGTCCGGCGACGTCGAGGGTGTCAGCAGCGGGCTGATGATGTCGGCCGGCACCCCCGTCGACGGCACGGCCGGCTACGTCGCCCTCGAGGTTTTCGACGGCGTGCTCGCGGGGCGTCGGGGGACAGTGTCCTTCCACCAGTTCGGATCCATGCGGGGCGGGGTGCAGGACCTGCGCTACGAGATCGTGCCCGGTTCCGGCACCGGCGAACTGGCCGAGGTCGGGGGAGTGCTCCGCCTGGAGATCGACGACGACGGCCTGCATCACGTGACGTTCGACCTCTCCTGA
- a CDS encoding YraN family protein gives MCNARAEFGRRGEDLAAAYVAGLGWTILTRNWRCPEGEADIVALDHEAGALVIVEVKSRSGLGYGHPLDAITFEKARRLRRLAAIYAKGARAHVRLLRVDAIGVLWPPGKDPELIHARGIEER, from the coding sequence ATGTGCAACGCGCGGGCCGAGTTCGGCCGTAGGGGGGAGGACCTCGCCGCAGCGTATGTGGCGGGGCTCGGGTGGACGATTCTGACCCGTAACTGGCGCTGCCCGGAGGGCGAGGCGGACATCGTCGCGCTCGACCACGAGGCCGGGGCGCTGGTGATCGTGGAGGTGAAGTCACGCTCGGGCCTGGGCTACGGTCATCCCCTCGACGCCATCACCTTCGAGAAGGCCAGGCGGCTGCGGCGACTCGCGGCGATCTACGCGAAGGGCGCCCGGGCCCACGTGCGCCTGCTGCGGGTCGACGCGATCGGCGTCCTGTGGCCGCCGGGCAAAGATCCGGAGCTGATCCACGCCCGCGGGATCGAGGAGCGGTGA
- the dprA gene encoding DNA-processing protein DprA — MNRERMARMGLCALKAWSSPALARAWQDFGAAELWEALVAEGESSTFGRRAAVVDPAAVAAAGQACGARFIMPGDEEWPAPLADLEHVEVAGMGGTPAGLWLRGEYLGAVDRAVALVGARACTSYGEHTAVGLAADLAAAGHPVVSGLAFGIDAAAHRGALGAGGITHAVLAGGLDEPYPSAHARLAKSVAASGTLISELPPGERPSRHAFLARNRIIAALSGIVVVVEAAARSGAKNTASWAAALGRPVAAVPGPVTSSLSVTPHRLIRDAEATLVTSADEIRALLAPPGSVPEESSRGESVPIDRLPGPLRELREAVGSGERVTAAQLSARTGQRIIDVLDGAQQLIESGWLQLSGDGEFSLPSRRLG; from the coding sequence GTGAACCGCGAACGGATGGCCCGGATGGGGCTCTGTGCCCTGAAGGCCTGGAGTTCCCCGGCGCTGGCCAGGGCCTGGCAGGACTTCGGAGCGGCCGAGCTCTGGGAGGCGCTCGTCGCGGAGGGCGAGTCGTCGACGTTCGGGCGCCGGGCGGCGGTGGTCGATCCGGCGGCCGTCGCCGCGGCGGGCCAGGCGTGTGGGGCCCGGTTCATCATGCCGGGTGACGAGGAGTGGCCCGCGCCGCTGGCCGACCTGGAACACGTAGAGGTGGCGGGCATGGGAGGGACGCCGGCGGGGCTCTGGCTGCGGGGCGAATACCTGGGCGCCGTGGACCGCGCCGTCGCGTTGGTCGGCGCCAGGGCCTGCACGAGCTACGGAGAGCACACTGCAGTCGGGCTGGCCGCCGACCTCGCCGCGGCGGGGCACCCGGTCGTATCGGGGCTGGCCTTCGGGATCGACGCCGCCGCTCACCGCGGCGCGCTCGGCGCTGGCGGGATCACGCACGCGGTGCTGGCCGGAGGCCTCGACGAGCCCTACCCCAGCGCCCACGCGCGCCTCGCCAAGTCGGTGGCGGCCTCCGGGACCCTGATCAGCGAGCTACCGCCGGGGGAACGGCCGAGCAGGCACGCCTTCCTCGCGAGGAACCGGATCATCGCCGCGCTGTCGGGCATCGTCGTGGTGGTGGAGGCCGCCGCGCGGTCGGGGGCGAAAAACACGGCCTCCTGGGCCGCCGCACTCGGCCGGCCTGTCGCGGCCGTGCCCGGCCCAGTCACGTCGTCGCTGTCGGTCACCCCGCACCGGCTGATCCGCGACGCGGAGGCCACTCTCGTGACAAGCGCCGACGAGATCCGGGCGCTGCTCGCCCCTCCGGGCTCCGTGCCTGAGGAGTCCTCGAGGGGAGAGTCCGTGCCGATCGACCGGCTGCCCGGACCGCTGCGCGAGCTGCGGGAGGCAGTCGGCAGCGGGGAGCGGGTGACGGCTGCGCAGCTGTCGGCGCGGACGGGCCAGCGCATCATCGACGTGCTGGACGGGGCCCAGCAGCTGATCGAGAGCGGATGGCTGCAGCTCAGCGGGGACGGGGAGTTCTCCCTCCCGTCCCGGAGGCTAGGCTGA